Proteins encoded within one genomic window of Triticum aestivum cultivar Chinese Spring chromosome 2D, IWGSC CS RefSeq v2.1, whole genome shotgun sequence:
- the LOC123049397 gene encoding uncharacterized protein — MDGMDFLAGMGMNEEDLMTMVFEKNVAELREDTFDGSEEERQIFEEIFGCGQNTSQPGASKTSIPPSGSASSGKMGYCRIVESFTQGNLSSYHVFDHSASQQMQNAMPCTDHHDMPSELVVQSTPPSIDRVYTRRAVTHSSQRAELSSVLDLERVDITSVIARRPGGCGFGMLWNHLRLHAHLLMLDAGWKIEGKERGNKSKIEGNKERWNKSKIDLMYESPDKLMRLASLARAWKCFGEWLLIRSSRVDGDDCGKEWSNMHDFLCDLKDTLLCLEHEARRAEQSLSFMHQWRLLDPFMAVVCIEKKVAALRNGVPLKAVNSTVYSPQT; from the coding sequence ATGGATGGGATGGACTTCCTGGCAGGAATGGGCATGAACGAGGAGGATCTTATGACGATGGTGTTTGAAAAGAATGTTGCTGAGCTGAGAGAAGACACGTTTGATGGTTCTGAGGAGGAAAGACAAATCTTTGAGGAGATTTTCGGCTGCGGGCAGAACACTTCACAGCCAGGCGCAAGCAAAACATCTATACCGCCATCCGGCTCTGCCTCCAGCGGCAAGATGGGCTACTGCCGCATAGTGGAGTCCTTCACTCAGGGCAACCTATCGAGCTATCATGTCTTCGATCACAGTGCTAGTCAACAAATGCAGAACGCAATGCCTTGCACAGATCATCATGACATGCCTTCTGAGCTCGTGGTACAGTCGACGCCACCTTCCATCGATCGGGTGTACACTCGCAGGGCGGTGACTCACAGCAGCCAGAGAGCAGAACTTTCCAGTGTCCTGGATTTAGAGAGGGTTGACATCACCAGCGTGATCGCGCGGCGACCGGGCGGCTGTGGCTTTGGAATGCTCTGGAACCATCTCCGGCTGCACGCGCATCTTCTGATGCTGGACGCCGGGTGGAAGATCGAGGGCAAGGAGAGGGGGAACAAGAGTAAGATCGAGGGCAACAAGGAAAGGTGGAACAAGAGTAAGATCGACCTCATGTACGAGTCGCCCGACAAGCTCATGCGCCTGGCTTCTCTTGCCAGGGCATGGAAGTGCTTTGGTGAGTGGCTGCTTATCCGTTCGTCCAGAGTTGATGGAGATGACTGTGGAAAGGAATGGTCCAACATGCACGACTTTCTGTGTGATTTGAAGGACACGCTGCTGTGCTTGGAACACGAGGCCCGGCGCGCCGAGCAATCCCTGTCTTTCATGCACCAGTGGCGGCTGCTCGATCCTTTCATGGCGGTGGTTTGCATCGAGAAGAAGGTCGCAGCGCTGCGGAATGGGGTGCCACTGAAGGCTGTTAACAGCACAGTCTACAGCCCTCAGACATAG